AAAATCTATCAAACGCTTTCATCTCTTTTTCAAGATTTTGAATAATCTGAGAAGTTTGCATAAAATACCAGTGTAAGTTAAAAGGGAACCGAAGTCCCCTCTCTTCTTAAATCGTAACAGTGTCTCGATCTTTTATCATATAACGTTTCAGTGGGCTAAGACTAGCTAGCCAGTATAGTAGACCACCAAATAGCGCAGTAAATCCGCTACCAGTTGTGATTAAAAAGATTGGACTTTGAATTTGTGCAGTTACTGGGTTGTAGACAAAAAGTACCGCTACCAATAAGGAGATAAATACGCAAGACAAGCCAACTAAGTTAAATCCTTTAGTAAATTCGTAGGCGTCATGCCCTTCAAGGAAATAGGCTGAACGCAAGTCGAGTTTTCGTTTTCTTAAGATAAAATAGTCGACAACAATCATACCAATAATTGGCCCCTGAATATAGGCAGCTAGGGAGATGAAGGATCCGAAATACTCTTCTACTCCTCCCCAGATAGTGAGTAGACTCACGTAAACCATGGCAATCCAAACCATTAGTTTATAGCTTACTTTGGGCATCCCACTTTTTACAATCATACAGTTCACATATGATCCTGTCCCCTGGGTTCCAATATTAGCAAAGGCTACTAGTAGTAGACTTAAGAGAGCAAAGGCTGGGGTGCTTAGAGTTGATAGCATGGTTGTTGGATCACTTTCATACACACCTGTTTTAACAAACATGGCTAGAGCCATGACTCCACCTGTCGCAACGAAGAATGGAGCCACAACTCCGTATGATAAGGCTGTAGCCCAATAACCACTGCGTTCTGATTTTGCTAAACGTGGTAAAACCAATGCTTGTGTAGACCAAGAAAAGGCAAAGGCAACATTTCCTTCTCCGGAGAGCATGAAGCGTTCTAATGGCGTCAAATCTCCTTGAGTGGCTGGTTGGATATTCATAATATCCGTTATAGGAACGGCGACAAAGCAGATTCCAACGATAATGAGACCGACAATCAATAAGGCGATAACCAAGAAGCGATTGGTCCATTTAATCACTTCTGGGCCACCAAGAGCAATGAGAGTTCCAAGCAGAACACAGAGGGTACCAAGAATAGGCGCCCATACTCCCTTGTCCAAACCAAGACCAAAATTATTTGCCAAATGGATCATGGAACTAGCAAAAAGATTGGCCGCAACAGCATACCATCCAAAGTTAGCCAAGCTAATAATGGTCGATAACAGGGCTACACCTCTTTTTCCTAGAACAGCTCTCAACCAAATCCACAAATCAATTCCATACTTAACCGCAAACAAAATAGGGAGACATTCAATAAAAACCCAGATAATGTTAAAGCTAAAAATATTTATCAACATTTGATTAAAGGTCAAATATTGAGCTACATAGGCTCCTTGGGTATAACACCAAGTAGCGATGGCAAAACCACTTGTCGATAGAAAGAGATCCCAGAAAGAATACTGACGATCCTTATTGGTCATGGGAACAATTCCGGTTATGGTTTCTTGTTGGATATAGTCATTCATTTTAGACATGTTATTGAATTCCTCCCGTCATTGCTAAGATAATCAAAATAAGGTTGATTAGGACTATGGAGATGATTAAAATGAAATCACTTTTTAGGAAGGGTTGAACAAACTCGTAGTTTGGCGACTCCATTTCTTCCAATCTTCTCTTTGTTTCAGTTGCTACTAATTCTTCAATTTCAGATGTCGTTTTCATCTTAGTTTTCCTCCAAATACAAATCAAGAGCTAGTTGTCCATATTGTTTGGTATAGCGATACCAGATGTAGAGAAATTCACCAACTGGTTTTCCGACACTCTCCTGGAACAAAGCCCACAAGAACCAATAATATGAGGTTACTGCTACATAAGCCAAATAGTGACGTTTGGTTTTCTTATCTGGTACTTCTTGCAAATACAATTCCAGTACTTTTTCAGCATCCTCTACGGTATAATTGGAACACGCGATAAAGGTGCCCAAATCTCCTGCTGGCTCTCCCATTCCAGAATATTCCCAATCAATCAAGCTCATTTCGCCTGCTTCATTTAACAAAAAATTAGGACTATAGGAATCTCCATGACAAAGGACAACCTGTTTCGGATCATTCTGTAAATAGTTTTTGAGAAGTGAGACGGTTTTATCCAGTTCCTCGAGACCATCAAACTCGAACCGATTTCTAGCCTTCAATTTTTCTCTAAAATCAATAATTCCCTCAAATTGGTCAAAGGAATGTTCCGTTTTTTCTCCAGATTGGTGTAACCGTCTCAGGAGGTCCATTGCTTGTGCCACATCATCCCAATTATCATAATCCAGTTGCTTAGCATTGGGAATAAATTCTGAAATTTTCCAGCCCTCATCCTTGTTCATAGCTACGAAGGTACGGTCAATCTTTAATTTTGCAGCAATTTCCATAGAAGCTGCTTCACTAGCTCGGTCGATATAATTTTCCGTTCCCCTACCCGGATGACGGTAAACATATCTTTTTCCTAGACAGTCAAATGAAAATGATGTGTTGGTTAACCCATCTTTTAGAGGTTTGATATTGACAATATCTGAAGCCACACACTTTAATGTCTTACAGATATTATCAATAATGGCCGAATCTGCATTTACCAAATAACGTTCATCAAATTGACGGAGTTCATCTAGAGAGTCGAATTCTTTAACAATATCCGCTGAATAGTGGCGGGCTTCTAAAAGGAGTTTCTTGACATGCCGACTATAGTAATCCTCCCAAAGCTGTTCACGATAAGGTTCGTGTTTAAACTCGGTTTCTAAAATTTCCTTGAATTTCTCGCTAAATGCACGGTCAAAATAAACGTGCCCCACCATAGCCCAAGTATTTTCTCCACCAATCTGGATATCAATGATGGTGTGATTCGAATCCTCTATAGTACAATATTCGTCCGTTTGACCTTCTGCAAATATCGTCGAGTAGTAACCCCTATAAATATATTGCTCAAAAGGATTTTCCACAAAATAATTATCCGATGAACAAATATACGTGTTGGAAAGTTGATTTTTAACCAACATAAGAGACGAACAGTTATTATATTTGTAGTAATCATTATTTACTACAATTTTTACACCAAACTTCTCTGCAAGATAGAACATTTTTTCTTGAAGATAGCCTACAATAACGGTTATATCTTCTATTCCTGCTTCTTGCAGCTGTCTGATTTCCCTCTCTATCAAGCGTTCACCCTTGACTTGAAGCAATCCTTTGGGAATCTCATAAGACAAAGGAGCAAAACGGCTACTCATGCCAGCAGCCATTATAATGGCATTTTTTACTCGATAGGGTTCTAAAACTTTCTGACCTAGTTCAGTTAAGTGAAGCTCCTCATCAACCCACTTCTCTTCTTTCAGTTTTTTCAATAATGTGTTGATTGTTCCTAAAGATAGGTCTAACTCTTCAGCTAACTGTCGCTGAGTAAATGTCTTTTCTTTATGTATCAACATAAAACGCAAAAGTTTAAATTGTTTTTCTGTTAGCATTTCTCAGTCCTCCTGTTCAATTTTTTCTTACTAATATTATAATATGAACAAAAATGACTGTCAATTCAAATAGGGAAACAATGAGTAAAAATTAAGGTCTTTTTCCCTTTCCTCAAAAAATATATAAATAAAAGAGCTCCTTATTCTGGAGCCCTGAAATATTTTATATTTTTGATAAGTAGTCGTATTAGGTGTCGCTTGGCTGCAATCCTTATCCGCTGACTAAAACAATCCACTGGATTGGATGATTACTTGCGCAATCTCCATCCACAACCTAAACTAGTCTCCCAGACTAGTTTAGCCACCTAGATATGCTTTTCTGACTTCATCTGATGCTGCGAGTTCTTTTCCTGTTCCTGATAGGACGATCTTTCCTGTTTCAAGTACATAGCCACGGTCAGAGATAGCAAGGGCCTTGTTAGCGTTCTGTTCAATTAGGAGAACCGTTGTTCCTTGCTTCTGAATATCTTGAATGATATCGAAAATTTCTTGGATAAAGATCGGGGCAAGTCCCATTGACGGCTCATCCAAGAGAAGGAGCTTAGGTGTAGACATGAGAGCGCGTCCCATAGCCAGCATCTGCTGTTCACCACCTGAAAGAGTTGCCGCATCTTGGTTTTTACGCTCTTCAAGACGTGGGAAGCGTGAGAAAACTTTTTTCAAGTTAGCTTGATTTTCTTCACGATTTTTCTTTAAAAAGGCTCCCATTTCTAAGTTTTCCATAACAGTCAAACCTGGGAAAACATGGCGTCCCTCAGGGACTTGTGAAAGGCCACCTGCCACGATTTTTTGCGCAGGCAACTTTTGAATTTCTTTTCCC
This Streptococcus oralis DNA region includes the following protein-coding sequences:
- a CDS encoding cytosine permease, with protein sequence MSKMNDYIQQETITGIVPMTNKDRQYSFWDLFLSTSGFAIATWCYTQGAYVAQYLTFNQMLINIFSFNIIWVFIECLPILFAVKYGIDLWIWLRAVLGKRGVALLSTIISLANFGWYAVAANLFASSMIHLANNFGLGLDKGVWAPILGTLCVLLGTLIALGGPEVIKWTNRFLVIALLIVGLIIVGICFVAVPITDIMNIQPATQGDLTPLERFMLSGEGNVAFAFSWSTQALVLPRLAKSERSGYWATALSYGVVAPFFVATGGVMALAMFVKTGVYESDPTTMLSTLSTPAFALLSLLLVAFANIGTQGTGSYVNCMIVKSGMPKVSYKLMVWIAMVYVSLLTIWGGVEEYFGSFISLAAYIQGPIIGMIVVDYFILRKRKLDLRSAYFLEGHDAYEFTKGFNLVGLSCVFISLLVAVLFVYNPVTAQIQSPIFLITTGSGFTALFGGLLYWLASLSPLKRYMIKDRDTVTI
- a CDS encoding ABC transporter ATP-binding protein, whose translation is MSMLKVENLSVHYGMIQAVRDVSFEVNEGEVVSLIGANGAGKTTILRTLSGLVRPSAGKIEFLGKEIQKLPAQKIVAGGLSQVPEGRHVFPGLTVMENLEMGAFLKKNREENQANLKKVFSRFPRLEERKNQDAATLSGGEQQMLAMGRALMSTPKLLLLDEPSMGLAPIFIQEIFDIIQDIQKQGTTVLLIEQNANKALAISDRGYVLETGKIVLSGTGKELAASDEVRKAYLGG
- a CDS encoding phosphotransferase; this encodes MLTEKQFKLLRFMLIHKEKTFTQRQLAEELDLSLGTINTLLKKLKEEKWVDEELHLTELGQKVLEPYRVKNAIIMAAGMSSRFAPLSYEIPKGLLQVKGERLIEREIRQLQEAGIEDITVIVGYLQEKMFYLAEKFGVKIVVNNDYYKYNNCSSLMLVKNQLSNTYICSSDNYFVENPFEQYIYRGYYSTIFAEGQTDEYCTIEDSNHTIIDIQIGGENTWAMVGHVYFDRAFSEKFKEILETEFKHEPYREQLWEDYYSRHVKKLLLEARHYSADIVKEFDSLDELRQFDERYLVNADSAIIDNICKTLKCVASDIVNIKPLKDGLTNTSFSFDCLGKRYVYRHPGRGTENYIDRASEAASMEIAAKLKIDRTFVAMNKDEGWKISEFIPNAKQLDYDNWDDVAQAMDLLRRLHQSGEKTEHSFDQFEGIIDFREKLKARNRFEFDGLEELDKTVSLLKNYLQNDPKQVVLCHGDSYSPNFLLNEAGEMSLIDWEYSGMGEPAGDLGTFIACSNYTVEDAEKVLELYLQEVPDKKTKRHYLAYVAVTSYYWFLWALFQESVGKPVGEFLYIWYRYTKQYGQLALDLYLEEN